A region of Rhodohalobacter barkolensis DNA encodes the following proteins:
- a CDS encoding ABC transporter ATP-binding protein, with protein sequence MERALIIEKLTKAYDKEPVLTELDLEVPTGTIFGLIGPNGAGKSTLIGILTGLLDYNQGSIVINGLSYNSSNEIEIKKDVASVLQPPLLFENFTSHEFVTYVCEMYSIPAHGLNKKIESLFDYFEITEFMHVKTKQLSSGSRKKLAFCAAILTEPKLLFLDEPFESVDVISIGRMKNVIRRLKQKGTTIFITSHILEVVENLCDDIAILHKGKILAYLDSATRKELEKNSNLSEIFEQYVESGGRSDDMLSWL encoded by the coding sequence ATGGAACGAGCTTTAATTATAGAAAAGCTTACAAAAGCTTACGACAAGGAACCTGTTTTAACCGAGCTGGACCTGGAGGTGCCTACCGGTACAATATTTGGCCTGATTGGTCCAAACGGAGCCGGGAAAAGTACCCTGATTGGTATCTTAACCGGTCTGTTAGATTATAACCAGGGCTCTATTGTGATCAACGGATTGAGTTATAATTCCTCCAATGAGATCGAAATAAAAAAGGATGTGGCTTCTGTATTGCAACCTCCGTTGCTGTTCGAGAATTTTACATCTCACGAATTTGTAACGTACGTTTGCGAAATGTACAGTATTCCGGCGCACGGACTGAATAAAAAAATAGAATCTCTGTTCGACTATTTTGAAATCACGGAATTCATGCATGTGAAAACGAAGCAGCTCTCTTCCGGCAGCCGTAAGAAATTGGCGTTCTGTGCTGCAATCTTAACAGAGCCGAAGCTTCTTTTTTTAGATGAGCCGTTCGAAAGTGTGGATGTGATATCGATCGGGCGTATGAAAAATGTAATTCGAAGATTAAAACAGAAGGGGACTACGATTTTCATTACCAGCCATATTCTCGAAGTGGTGGAGAATTTATGCGATGACATCGCGATTCTGCACAAAGGAAAAATCCTGGCCTATCTGGATTCAGCAACACGCAAAGAGCTAGAAAAAAATTCGAACCTGAGCGAAATATTTGAACAGTATGTTGAGTCGGGCGGCAGAAGTGATGATATGCTTAGCTGGTTGTAA
- a CDS encoding porin family protein — MKKLTSLLVVIFMAAVVVQSANAQSPVSIGLKGGMNISNFSGSDFEYDAKTGLLVGATLEFSVPALPFGIESGVYYTQKGAKVEDSGVSGKVKLDYIEVPLTAKFQLGPPGPITPHFLIGPYIGFNMNAEAEFDDGEIFGGVDIDDQTKSSEFGGVAAVGLDFNVGVTKLNAQARYSYGFTSVFEDDADDGEKNAVLSIALGITF, encoded by the coding sequence ATGAAAAAGCTAACGAGTCTGCTGGTTGTCATATTTATGGCAGCGGTTGTAGTACAGAGCGCGAATGCACAAAGCCCGGTCAGTATTGGACTGAAAGGAGGGATGAACATATCAAATTTTAGCGGTTCCGATTTTGAATACGACGCAAAAACCGGATTGTTGGTTGGGGCCACTTTAGAGTTTTCTGTGCCGGCATTACCGTTCGGTATCGAAAGTGGGGTCTACTACACCCAAAAAGGTGCAAAGGTTGAAGATAGCGGCGTGTCCGGAAAAGTAAAGCTCGATTATATTGAAGTGCCTCTGACGGCAAAATTTCAATTGGGCCCTCCCGGACCGATTACTCCACATTTTTTAATTGGCCCGTACATTGGTTTTAATATGAATGCGGAAGCTGAGTTTGATGACGGTGAAATTTTTGGCGGGGTTGATATTGACGATCAGACAAAAAGTTCGGAGTTTGGCGGAGTAGCAGCCGTTGGCCTTGATTTCAATGTTGGGGTTACGAAACTCAACGCACAGGCAAGATACAGTTATGGATTTACATCGGTTTTTGAAGACGATGCAGATGACGGTGAGAAAAACGCAGTCCTCTCAATTGCCCTTGGAATCACATTCTAA
- the uvrA gene encoding excinuclease ABC subunit UvrA, protein MSESTIEKKESSKNGIPSSERPIIVKGARVHNLKNIDVEIPRNKLTVVTGVSGSGKSSLAFDTIYAEGQRRYVESLSSYARQFLERMDKPDVDFMQGISPAMAIQQKTTSSNPRSTVGTSTEIYDYVRLLFARIGKTISPKSGKQVQKDTPETIIKELFDELEEKTKFYVLFPIDLREGRKMEEQLTVLKEKGLTRLLKVDDEQIVDLSGDDADPKKIKPKNYRVLVDRLALKKDDEGRSRLADSIETAFREGNGRCSIKVRDGKEYPFSERFERDGMEFLEPTPQMFSFNNPFGACDTCEGFGRVAGIDEDLVIPDHDKTIRGGAVAPFDSPKFSKYLKDFIKVAAKEQLPIDVPYKNLDKNTKRILWNGKDGYTGIHGFFKDVKSQFYKVHMRVLYSRYRGYSRCPDCEGFRVRKDALYVKVGGLHIGEVSEMTIGYAREFFEELTLTDFEKEVAGQILYEIRKRLKYLDEVGLDYLTLERLTNTLSGGESQRISLANSLGSSLIGSLYVLDEPTIGLHPRDNDRLINILKSLRDIGNTVLVVEHDPEMIKSADNIIDIGPFAGTYGGEVVFSGPYDELLKSNTLTGKYLSGKKEIPVPKKRRKGNGKSLLVEGASEHNLKSIDVEFPLGKLVCVTGVSGSGKSTLVHDTLYAFIQNELGTWKEKIGRHRKLSGLRHVEAVEMVDQSPIGRSTRSNPATYTKAFDGIRDLFSNTRQSKIMGYTPGHFSFNVPGGRCEACQGEGVQKIEMQFMADIELVCEECGGTRFRKEILQVKYRGKNIHDVLEMSVSDALDFFVDENSIVNKLQPLDDVGLGYLKLGQSATTLSGGEAQRVKLAKFLSKTNNDHTLYFFDEPTTGLHFEDIAKLLKSFNDLVNQGHSVIIIEHNLDVIKSADWIIDIGPEGGFGGGQVVATGTPEEIASVEESHTGQFLKEIL, encoded by the coding sequence ATGAGCGAATCTACCATCGAAAAGAAAGAAAGTTCAAAAAACGGAATCCCCAGTTCTGAACGGCCCATCATAGTAAAAGGGGCCAGGGTTCACAACCTCAAAAATATTGATGTTGAAATTCCCCGAAATAAGCTTACGGTTGTTACGGGCGTATCCGGATCTGGGAAATCGAGTCTCGCGTTTGATACGATCTACGCCGAAGGACAGCGGCGCTATGTGGAGAGTCTGTCGAGTTATGCCCGTCAATTTCTGGAGCGGATGGACAAGCCCGATGTCGATTTTATGCAGGGGATTTCGCCGGCGATGGCTATTCAGCAGAAAACAACCAGCAGTAACCCGCGATCAACGGTTGGAACTTCCACGGAGATCTACGATTATGTGAGATTGCTCTTTGCCCGGATCGGTAAAACAATCTCTCCAAAATCCGGGAAGCAGGTTCAGAAAGATACACCCGAGACTATCATCAAGGAATTGTTTGACGAGCTTGAGGAGAAAACAAAATTCTATGTACTTTTTCCGATCGATTTGAGGGAGGGGCGAAAGATGGAAGAGCAGCTGACCGTGTTGAAGGAGAAAGGACTCACACGTTTGCTGAAAGTTGATGATGAGCAAATAGTCGACTTAAGCGGTGATGATGCAGATCCGAAAAAAATCAAACCGAAAAATTACCGTGTATTGGTTGATCGTCTCGCCTTGAAAAAAGATGATGAAGGCCGAAGCCGTTTGGCCGATTCGATTGAAACGGCATTCAGAGAAGGAAATGGCAGATGCTCTATTAAAGTTCGTGATGGGAAAGAGTACCCGTTTAGTGAGCGGTTTGAACGAGATGGAATGGAGTTTCTGGAGCCGACACCACAGATGTTCTCATTCAACAATCCCTTTGGTGCCTGCGACACCTGCGAAGGATTTGGCCGCGTAGCCGGCATTGATGAAGATCTGGTGATTCCCGATCACGACAAGACGATTCGCGGCGGTGCTGTGGCTCCGTTCGATTCGCCAAAATTTAGTAAATACCTGAAGGATTTTATCAAGGTTGCGGCCAAAGAGCAGCTACCGATTGATGTTCCCTATAAAAATCTGGATAAGAATACGAAGCGTATTTTGTGGAATGGTAAAGACGGTTATACAGGAATCCACGGATTTTTTAAGGATGTAAAGAGTCAGTTTTATAAAGTTCACATGCGTGTGCTTTATTCCCGTTACCGTGGTTACAGCCGCTGCCCGGATTGTGAAGGATTCCGTGTTCGAAAAGATGCTCTCTATGTAAAAGTGGGCGGATTGCATATCGGTGAGGTTTCTGAGATGACTATTGGCTACGCCCGGGAATTTTTTGAGGAACTGACGCTTACCGATTTTGAAAAAGAAGTGGCCGGTCAGATTCTGTATGAAATCAGGAAACGCCTGAAATATCTGGATGAGGTTGGACTTGACTACCTCACACTGGAACGTCTGACAAATACATTGAGCGGTGGTGAGTCTCAGAGGATCAGTCTTGCGAACTCGCTGGGAAGCTCACTGATTGGCAGTCTGTACGTTCTGGATGAACCGACTATTGGGCTTCACCCAAGAGACAACGATCGGTTGATAAACATTCTGAAGTCACTCAGGGATATCGGGAATACCGTGTTGGTTGTAGAACACGATCCGGAGATGATTAAATCGGCGGATAATATCATTGATATCGGTCCATTTGCAGGAACTTATGGCGGAGAGGTCGTATTCAGCGGTCCCTATGATGAACTTTTGAAATCAAACACGCTGACCGGAAAATATCTGAGTGGGAAAAAGGAGATTCCGGTTCCAAAAAAACGCCGTAAAGGAAATGGAAAATCCCTGCTTGTGGAGGGCGCATCCGAACACAATCTGAAGAGTATAGACGTAGAATTCCCGCTTGGTAAACTGGTATGTGTAACCGGGGTTTCAGGTTCCGGGAAATCGACCTTGGTTCACGATACACTCTATGCATTCATTCAGAACGAACTTGGAACGTGGAAAGAGAAGATTGGCCGTCATCGAAAACTGAGTGGATTGCGCCATGTTGAAGCGGTAGAGATGGTGGATCAGAGTCCAATCGGGCGATCAACACGTTCAAATCCGGCCACATACACCAAGGCGTTTGACGGTATTCGCGATCTGTTTTCAAATACACGTCAGTCTAAAATTATGGGATACACACCCGGGCACTTTTCATTTAATGTACCGGGCGGGCGATGTGAAGCGTGCCAGGGAGAAGGTGTTCAGAAGATCGAGATGCAGTTTATGGCCGACATCGAGCTTGTTTGTGAAGAGTGCGGGGGAACTCGTTTCAGAAAAGAGATTCTTCAGGTGAAGTATCGCGGGAAGAATATCCACGATGTATTGGAGATGAGCGTGAGTGATGCTCTCGATTTCTTTGTGGATGAGAATTCGATTGTGAATAAACTTCAGCCGCTGGATGATGTTGGGCTTGGTTATCTGAAACTGGGCCAGAGTGCAACCACGCTATCCGGGGGGGAAGCACAACGCGTGAAACTGGCGAAATTCCTGTCCAAGACAAACAACGATCACACACTTTACTTTTTTGATGAACCTACCACCGGACTTCATTTTGAGGATATCGCAAAACTGCTGAAGTCGTTTAACGATCTTGTGAATCAGGGACATTCTGTCATCATCATTGAGCACAATCTGGACGTCATAAAATCTGCCGACTGGATTATTGATATTGGTCCGGAAGGTGGATTTGGCGGTGGACAGGTTGTTGCAACCGGTACTCCTGAGGAGATAGCTTCTGTTGAGGAGAGCCATACCGGACAGTTTCTGAAAGAGATATTGTAA
- a CDS encoding amidohydrolase family protein: MMNKRMKAMKHRVKFSGLALIVMMFAVSLFADTAEAQIAVKGETVYTMNGNAITNGVVLISDGKIERVGPESRVRIPSGYEVHEAKVVTPGLIDARSVVGLAGYYNQDHDQDQLETSSAVQPELRASDSYNAREFLVEYLKDHGVTTIQTGHGPGAVISGQMMIVKPIGTTVDQALVQDGTMLSMTLGSGVRSNFSSPGTRSKAVAVLRQELIRAKDYAEKRAEGDSDGTDLKSEVLADLIDGNITALVNAQTAQDINTALRIQEEFGFKMVLEGAAEAYLLIDEIKEAGIPVIIHPTMARPGGDMKNISFETAAKLQEAGIPIAFQSGYEGYVPKTRVVRYEAGIAAANGLGMENALHALTAGAAEILGIADRVGSLERGKDADIAMFDGDPFEYLTHVKGVIINGEVVSMPE; this comes from the coding sequence ATGATGAACAAAAGAATGAAAGCAATGAAACACAGAGTGAAATTTTCAGGTCTTGCCCTGATAGTAATGATGTTTGCGGTGTCCCTTTTTGCGGATACAGCAGAAGCTCAGATCGCCGTAAAAGGTGAAACGGTTTATACCATGAACGGCAACGCCATTACAAACGGCGTGGTTTTGATCAGCGATGGAAAAATTGAGCGGGTTGGACCGGAAAGTCGTGTTCGGATTCCCTCAGGATATGAAGTGCATGAAGCCAAAGTAGTAACACCCGGTCTTATTGACGCGCGTTCTGTGGTTGGTCTGGCCGGTTATTACAACCAGGACCACGATCAGGATCAGCTAGAAACCTCTTCAGCTGTTCAGCCTGAATTGCGAGCATCAGACTCCTACAATGCCCGAGAATTTCTGGTTGAATATTTGAAGGATCACGGGGTTACTACTATTCAGACCGGTCACGGTCCCGGCGCTGTAATTAGCGGACAGATGATGATTGTAAAACCAATTGGAACCACGGTTGATCAAGCGTTGGTGCAGGACGGGACGATGCTGTCTATGACTCTCGGTTCCGGAGTAAGGAGCAATTTTAGCTCACCGGGAACCCGATCCAAAGCGGTGGCCGTGTTGAGACAGGAGTTGATCCGTGCAAAGGATTACGCCGAAAAACGCGCTGAAGGCGATTCTGATGGAACTGATTTGAAATCTGAAGTTCTGGCAGATCTGATTGATGGAAACATTACAGCTCTGGTAAATGCTCAAACTGCGCAGGATATCAATACGGCTCTTCGAATTCAGGAAGAGTTTGGTTTTAAAATGGTTCTGGAAGGAGCTGCCGAAGCCTATCTTCTGATAGATGAAATCAAGGAAGCCGGTATACCGGTGATTATTCACCCAACAATGGCCCGACCGGGTGGCGATATGAAGAATATCAGCTTTGAAACTGCAGCTAAACTGCAAGAAGCCGGTATTCCGATTGCCTTCCAAAGCGGATATGAGGGATATGTGCCCAAAACCCGTGTAGTTCGCTACGAAGCGGGGATTGCGGCTGCAAACGGTTTGGGAATGGAGAATGCACTTCACGCCTTGACTGCCGGTGCGGCTGAAATTCTGGGTATTGCAGATCGTGTAGGTTCCCTTGAACGTGGCAAGGATGCCGACATCGCCATGTTTGACGGTGATCCATTTGAGTATCTGACTCATGTAAAAGGTGTGATTATCAACGGTGAAGTAGTGTCTATGCCGGAGTAG
- a CDS encoding amidohydrolase family protein, with the protein MRKLLTVFVMLCLWTISLQAQDRPHVFEGAEIIPITGEVISNGVLVVQNGKIEAVGEAGSVSIPRNAVRVDASGKVIMPGLVDTHSHIGEGDGGDRSATLHPDVRIMDTIDPRSKTFYKALAGGLTTVNIMPGSGHLMSGQTIYVKTMPANTIEDMLVVVDEETGIYGGLKMANGTNPLRSGGTPGTRAKSAAMVRSLFLKAQDYQNKIEEADGDPEKMPSRDLEMETLVEVLEGKRIVHNHTHRHDDILTAIRLSEEFGYRLVLQHVSEAWKVADEIANSSSVIGSSIIGLDSPGGKMETIEIFDINGRELERAGADVAFHTDDPIVDSRFLFRMAAMAVKEGMSREKALESLTLAGARMLDLEDRVGSLESGKDADFIILSGDPFSVYTHVEQTWVEGEKAWDREDPEQGKYATGGYDIFRAATLHSHH; encoded by the coding sequence ATGAGAAAACTGCTTACTGTATTTGTGATGTTGTGTCTGTGGACTATCAGCCTGCAAGCTCAAGATCGCCCGCATGTTTTTGAAGGTGCGGAGATTATCCCGATTACGGGAGAAGTAATATCCAACGGTGTGTTGGTAGTACAAAATGGAAAAATTGAAGCTGTAGGCGAGGCGGGCTCCGTCTCTATTCCGCGAAATGCTGTACGTGTGGACGCCTCCGGCAAAGTAATTATGCCGGGACTGGTCGATACCCATTCCCACATTGGGGAAGGCGACGGTGGCGATCGCTCGGCAACATTGCATCCGGATGTTCGCATCATGGATACGATCGACCCGCGAAGTAAAACCTTTTACAAGGCGCTTGCCGGTGGATTGACTACGGTAAATATTATGCCGGGTTCAGGTCACCTGATGAGCGGACAGACGATATATGTAAAGACCATGCCGGCCAACACCATTGAAGATATGCTGGTTGTGGTAGATGAAGAGACCGGTATATACGGCGGATTGAAAATGGCAAACGGTACCAATCCACTGCGTTCCGGTGGTACACCCGGTACCCGGGCTAAATCTGCTGCAATGGTACGATCACTCTTTTTAAAAGCTCAGGACTATCAAAACAAAATCGAAGAGGCGGACGGGGATCCTGAAAAAATGCCTTCCCGAGATCTGGAGATGGAAACTCTGGTCGAAGTTCTGGAAGGAAAGCGAATTGTTCACAACCATACCCATCGCCATGATGATATACTGACGGCTATTCGCCTGTCTGAAGAGTTTGGGTATCGTTTGGTGCTGCAACACGTAAGTGAAGCGTGGAAAGTGGCTGATGAAATTGCCAACTCCTCCAGTGTGATCGGTTCATCCATTATCGGGCTGGATTCTCCGGGCGGTAAAATGGAGACGATTGAGATTTTCGATATCAACGGACGTGAACTGGAAAGAGCCGGTGCGGATGTGGCATTCCATACCGACGATCCGATTGTAGACTCTCGGTTTCTATTCCGAATGGCGGCAATGGCCGTTAAAGAAGGTATGAGCCGTGAAAAAGCTTTGGAGTCATTAACACTTGCCGGTGCCAGAATGCTGGACCTCGAAGATCGGGTTGGCTCATTGGAGAGTGGAAAGGATGCAGACTTCATCATTTTGTCGGGAGATCCATTCAGCGTCTATACGCATGTGGAACAGACCTGGGTTGAAGGTGAAAAAGCGTGGGACCGAGAAGATCCTGAACAAGGAAAATATGCAACCGGCGGTTACGATATTTTCCGGGCTGCAACACTTCACTCACACCACTAA
- the metK gene encoding methionine adenosyltransferase: protein MKRLFTSESVSEGHPDKISDQISDAILDEMLKGDPNSRVAVETLVTTGLAVVSGEVTTESYVDVQEIVREVIRDIGYTKASYRFDADSCGVLTTIHQQSPDIAQGVDEAGEKKQGAGDQGMMFGYANRETEQYMPMTLQYSHDLLRKLAHIRKETALMPYLGPDSKSQVTVEYDVNKQPKRVDTVVISTQHDEGVEQAQIKQDIKKHLIGTTIPEELIDADTILHVNPTGKFVIGGPHGDTGLTGRKIIVDTYGGRGAHGGGAFSGKDASKVDRSAAYATRHIAKNIVAAELADECLVQVAYAIGVAEPVSVNVNTYGTGKVDDMKLAEAVMKTFDLTPSGIIKRLDLKKPGFKKTAAYGHFGRNEFTWEKLDFVDQITNAVK, encoded by the coding sequence ATGAAAAGATTATTTACTTCCGAATCGGTATCAGAGGGACATCCGGACAAAATTTCAGACCAAATTTCAGACGCGATATTAGATGAAATGCTGAAGGGCGATCCAAACTCAAGGGTTGCGGTTGAAACATTGGTGACAACCGGATTGGCCGTAGTTTCCGGAGAGGTTACAACCGAATCTTATGTGGATGTACAGGAGATTGTACGGGAAGTAATCCGGGATATTGGCTATACCAAAGCGAGTTATCGTTTTGATGCCGATTCATGTGGAGTGCTCACTACGATTCATCAGCAAAGCCCCGATATAGCACAGGGTGTTGATGAAGCAGGAGAGAAAAAACAGGGTGCCGGCGATCAGGGTATGATGTTTGGATACGCCAATCGTGAAACTGAACAGTACATGCCAATGACGCTGCAGTATTCGCATGATCTTCTTCGAAAACTGGCTCATATCCGAAAAGAGACGGCGTTGATGCCTTACCTGGGACCGGACAGTAAGAGTCAGGTAACGGTAGAGTACGATGTAAATAAGCAGCCGAAGCGAGTCGACACGGTTGTAATTTCAACACAGCACGATGAAGGGGTTGAGCAGGCTCAGATCAAGCAGGATATCAAAAAACATCTGATCGGGACCACAATCCCGGAAGAACTGATTGATGCCGATACTATTCTGCACGTTAATCCTACAGGTAAATTTGTCATTGGCGGTCCACACGGAGACACGGGGCTGACCGGAAGAAAAATCATTGTAGATACCTATGGTGGTCGCGGTGCACACGGTGGCGGTGCTTTCTCGGGCAAGGATGCTTCGAAAGTAGACAGAAGCGCGGCCTATGCAACCCGGCATATCGCTAAAAATATTGTAGCCGCAGAGCTGGCGGATGAGTGCCTGGTTCAGGTTGCCTATGCAATTGGTGTTGCTGAACCGGTATCGGTTAACGTGAATACTTACGGGACCGGAAAAGTGGACGATATGAAGCTTGCCGAAGCCGTCATGAAAACATTTGACCTTACACCATCCGGAATTATAAAACGGCTGGACCTTAAAAAGCCCGGATTTAAAAAGACTGCAGCATACGGGCATTTTGGCCGCAATGAATTCACATGGGAGAAGCTCGATTTTGTGGATCAGATAACGAACGCTGTTAAGTAG
- the ruvB gene encoding Holliday junction branch migration DNA helicase RuvB: MQNPLLDPEEKDFTVEENLRPSSLNEFVGQQKVINNLNVFIQAAKKRNEALDHVILSGPPGLGKTTLAYIIAAEMGVQIKPTTGPVLEKPGDLAGLLTNLEMGDVLFIDEIHRLNPVIEEYLYSAMEDYKLDIVIDSGPNARSVQIDLNHFTLVGATTRKGLLTAPLRARFGIDMRLDYYDTELLQRIALRTAHILNFGITESGAHEIARRSRGTPRIVNKLLRRTRDFAQVDGLTEIDDKIADKALNALDVDQNGLDDMDIRILKAIIENYNGGPVGLSTLGVAVGEDKGTIEEVYEPFLIKEGFMQRTPKGRVAAAKAYQYLGINQSGSTGDGDLFSGDE; this comes from the coding sequence TTGCAAAACCCTCTTTTAGACCCCGAAGAAAAAGATTTTACGGTAGAAGAAAATCTGCGACCATCATCATTGAATGAGTTTGTTGGCCAGCAAAAAGTGATTAACAATCTGAATGTTTTCATTCAAGCGGCTAAAAAGAGAAACGAAGCACTCGATCATGTTATTCTTTCGGGGCCGCCGGGTTTGGGGAAAACTACGCTCGCCTATATCATTGCGGCCGAGATGGGCGTTCAGATCAAACCGACTACCGGGCCTGTGCTAGAAAAGCCGGGAGATCTGGCCGGACTGCTCACCAATCTGGAAATGGGAGATGTACTGTTCATCGATGAAATTCACCGGCTTAATCCGGTGATTGAGGAGTACCTCTACTCGGCAATGGAAGACTATAAGCTCGATATTGTGATTGATTCCGGGCCTAATGCCCGTAGTGTGCAGATTGATCTGAATCATTTTACGTTGGTTGGGGCTACCACACGAAAAGGATTACTAACGGCTCCACTTCGCGCTCGTTTTGGGATCGATATGCGGCTCGACTACTACGATACTGAACTTTTACAAAGAATTGCTCTCCGAACGGCACACATTCTCAACTTTGGAATTACAGAGTCGGGTGCGCACGAAATTGCCCGCCGAAGTCGCGGAACGCCGCGCATTGTGAACAAGCTGCTGAGAAGAACTCGGGATTTTGCCCAGGTTGATGGGTTGACGGAGATCGACGATAAGATTGCCGATAAGGCCCTGAATGCACTGGATGTGGATCAAAATGGTCTGGACGATATGGATATCCGTATCCTGAAAGCGATTATTGAAAATTATAATGGCGGACCGGTTGGCTTAAGCACACTTGGTGTTGCGGTTGGTGAGGATAAAGGGACGATCGAAGAGGTTTACGAACCATTTTTGATTAAGGAAGGTTTTATGCAGCGAACCCCAAAAGGACGCGTGGCAGCTGCAAAAGCGTATCAATACCTTGGGATTAATCAATCCGGCTCGACAGGCGATGGTGATCTCTTTTCAGGGGATGAGTGA